Proteins from a single region of Dyadobacter fanqingshengii:
- a CDS encoding SusC/RagA family TonB-linked outer membrane protein encodes MFRKLQSASALCLVLMYGILPVGNQKVYAGSHVNFTANPVVPADGKSKLNAVLDITGKVTGDNGEELPGVSILLKGTTTGATSDANGLYKLTIPAGSATLVFSYVGYISQEIEVGNRSVIDVKLLADTKALEEIVVVGYGTMKKSDVTGAITSVKAKDITAIPTTNALRSLQGKVSGIDITQSSGQPGADINIVLRGNRSLRADNKPLVLVDGIPYGSFIDINPTDIASIEVLKDVASTAIYGTRGANGVIIITTKKGSAGKSTLSFNSYVSMNKKALYPRMMNGEEYAQQKREAYRTTNGDVYRKDEDIFQVTELQYIKDGQFEDWQSYIFHNGLMQNYEINLTGGSEKTTFSTSFGYQKDKGLLLNDVYRRLNGKISVDHKLNDRFRVGLSAIYSYKNQDKRDNPLNMANKILPIAKAFNDDGTLILNPAPGYSAQFTPLADEQPGVFVNNIVDKRLFTSAYLDVKITNDLFLKSTIGLDFRDFRRGYYKGFNTIANVGRNSSSGVELNNYFNYTWENTLNYNKTVGNHQIQGLLGTSSLGTKLEEYTSSGNNQASPITSFHDLNSNTISKAIGSRLRETNIASFFGRINYKLSNKYIFQASLRADGSSVLAAGNKWGYFPSVSGAWRVIEEPFLQDSKIFNDLKLRLSWGRSGNSTIDPYATKGGLGLSAYAFGTSAAFGYWPSVIPNPALTWETTGTWNAGLDFGLVGNRISGTIDVYRSRTKDLLLPSLLPTHTGYSEILENIGQVENKGVELAITTQNISGKAFNWSTDWTFTLNREKIIALNNGVMRNEANSWFVGEPTKVFFDYKKIGIWQLGEEEAALDFGKNKPGDVKVADMNGNGVVDPGDRTTFSSVPKFSFGVNNHFEYNNFDLSVFVYGRIGHYINYEYNASAYKPSALENSSNVDYWTPENPTNAFPRPNSSYSTTNYLYQSTLGYVKGSFVKIRDVSLGYNIPSPLTKKIGVGRVRVYGTLQNYFTFSKIKNYDPERGGDLSFPLVKQMIFGVNIDF; translated from the coding sequence ATGTTTAGAAAACTACAAAGTGCATCGGCCCTGTGTTTGGTGCTCATGTATGGAATCTTACCGGTTGGTAATCAGAAGGTTTATGCTGGAAGCCATGTGAATTTTACGGCGAATCCGGTAGTGCCGGCAGATGGAAAAAGCAAGCTGAATGCTGTTTTGGACATTACCGGAAAAGTGACGGGGGATAATGGGGAGGAGTTGCCGGGTGTCAGCATTCTATTGAAAGGAACCACGACTGGCGCCACTTCGGATGCAAATGGTTTGTACAAATTGACAATTCCGGCTGGAAGCGCTACGCTGGTTTTTTCTTACGTGGGTTATATCAGCCAGGAAATTGAAGTTGGCAACCGCTCGGTGATCGACGTGAAATTGTTGGCTGACACAAAGGCACTGGAAGAGATCGTGGTTGTGGGTTACGGAACGATGAAAAAAAGCGACGTTACCGGGGCCATTACATCGGTGAAAGCCAAGGATATTACGGCGATTCCGACCACCAATGCGCTGAGGTCGTTACAGGGAAAAGTTTCGGGGATCGACATTACGCAGAGCTCGGGGCAGCCGGGAGCGGACATTAACATTGTTTTGCGCGGAAACAGATCATTAAGGGCTGATAATAAGCCTCTTGTGTTAGTGGATGGAATCCCTTACGGCTCTTTTATCGACATTAACCCCACGGACATTGCCTCTATCGAAGTCCTGAAAGACGTTGCGTCAACGGCGATTTATGGAACGCGTGGCGCGAACGGCGTGATCATCATTACCACGAAAAAAGGCTCGGCGGGCAAGTCGACGCTTTCATTCAATTCATATGTGTCGATGAATAAGAAGGCATTGTATCCGCGTATGATGAACGGTGAGGAATATGCGCAGCAAAAACGCGAGGCTTACCGGACTACAAACGGCGATGTTTACAGGAAAGATGAAGACATTTTCCAGGTTACCGAATTGCAATACATTAAGGATGGACAATTTGAAGACTGGCAAAGCTATATTTTCCACAACGGGCTGATGCAGAATTATGAGATCAATTTGACCGGCGGAAGTGAAAAAACGACTTTCTCGACCTCCTTTGGTTATCAAAAAGACAAAGGCTTGCTGCTTAATGATGTTTACCGCAGGCTGAACGGGAAAATCAGTGTGGATCACAAGCTAAATGATCGTTTCCGTGTGGGGTTAAGCGCGATTTATTCTTACAAAAACCAGGATAAGCGCGATAATCCATTGAATATGGCCAACAAAATCCTTCCGATCGCGAAGGCTTTTAATGATGACGGAACATTGATCCTCAATCCAGCGCCTGGTTACAGCGCCCAGTTTACGCCTTTGGCGGACGAGCAACCCGGCGTTTTTGTAAACAACATTGTGGACAAACGCTTATTTACTTCGGCTTACCTGGATGTGAAAATCACAAATGACCTGTTTTTGAAATCAACAATCGGTCTGGATTTCAGGGACTTCCGTCGTGGATATTACAAAGGTTTCAACACCATTGCCAATGTCGGACGTAACTCATCTTCTGGTGTAGAACTCAATAATTATTTCAATTACACCTGGGAGAACACATTGAATTACAATAAAACGGTTGGTAATCACCAGATTCAGGGACTTTTGGGAACGAGTTCTTTGGGGACAAAATTGGAGGAATACACGTCATCCGGTAACAATCAGGCTTCTCCGATCACGTCTTTTCACGATCTGAACTCCAACACCATTTCCAAAGCAATCGGCAGCAGATTGCGGGAAACGAACATTGCTTCCTTTTTTGGAAGGATCAATTATAAGTTGAGCAACAAATACATTTTCCAGGCATCCTTGCGGGCTGACGGTTCTTCTGTTTTGGCAGCGGGAAACAAATGGGGTTACTTCCCGTCTGTTTCAGGGGCCTGGCGTGTGATCGAAGAGCCGTTTTTGCAGGATAGCAAGATTTTTAATGACCTTAAATTGCGCCTCAGCTGGGGCAGATCAGGTAACTCAACCATTGATCCTTATGCTACAAAAGGCGGTTTAGGGTTGTCTGCGTATGCTTTTGGAACAAGCGCTGCATTTGGCTATTGGCCAAGCGTAATCCCAAATCCTGCGTTGACCTGGGAAACAACCGGCACCTGGAATGCTGGTTTGGATTTTGGTTTGGTAGGAAACAGAATTTCCGGAACGATCGATGTTTACCGGTCAAGAACAAAAGATCTGCTTTTGCCAAGCTTGCTGCCGACGCACACAGGTTACAGCGAAATCCTCGAAAACATTGGTCAGGTTGAAAACAAAGGGGTTGAGCTCGCTATCACGACCCAAAATATCAGCGGCAAAGCATTCAACTGGTCCACAGACTGGACATTTACTTTGAATCGTGAAAAAATCATCGCCCTTAATAATGGTGTAATGCGCAATGAGGCCAACAGTTGGTTTGTGGGAGAGCCTACGAAAGTGTTTTTTGATTATAAAAAGATCGGAATCTGGCAGCTAGGCGAAGAAGAAGCTGCTTTGGATTTTGGTAAAAACAAACCAGGCGACGTGAAAGTGGCGGATATGAACGGAAACGGTGTGGTTGATCCGGGCGATCGCACGACTTTTTCAAGCGTCCCAAAATTCTCTTTCGGGGTCAATAACCATTTTGAATACAATAACTTTGACCTGAGCGTGTTCGTGTATGGCCGCATCGGACATTATATCAATTACGAATACAATGCGAGCGCCTACAAGCCGAGCGCGCTTGAAAATTCTTCCAATGTGGATTACTGGACGCCGGAAAATCCAACCAATGCTTTCCCAAGACCAAACAGCTCATACTCAACGACAAATTATTTGTATCAGTCGACATTGGGTTATGTCAAAGGTTCTTTCGTGAAGATCCGGGACGTTTCATTGGGCTACAACATTCCTTCGCCGCTGACGAAAAAGATCGGTGTGGGCCGTGTGCGGGTTTACGGGACGCTGCAAAACTATTTCACTTTCAGCAAGATCAAAAATTACGATCCGGAACGCGGGGGCGACCTGAGCTTCCCGCTTGTGAAGCAGATGATCTTTGGTGTAAACATTGATTTTTAA
- a CDS encoding DUF6973 domain-containing protein, with translation MQKFSPFRPFASCISFLLVFVLAFSNQSCQDDFDGKNSPEKSATEKVMATEDKMLSYDQFLQQVKGFKDKEMYSHFKSSAEKNLRSSEKIVFPFPLLPSTTDSVRKITVNNHTTYTIPVYRRSHTGTVFRNIIIDSTDAGVKAYLAWYFPDKKWIQEYKKDRKRSFYGTVIMNNYDGLPSSGRPEGRANLVPVCASVMVLSSIVEHLCCHNSQHTSCGCPTGTKYYFEYQYSTVTTCIDSYIDSFGGYGGSGSGTGGGGGGTVPNPGGGYDPCVQPKTGTGKTPCTPNTPDPGPVVVPNAAAAPIVNTAKAKGIIFTSTEIAVLNSLSPAMATRVNALISKFGDMVTKNFDNLIINLTGKALTPKEKEALDALADQLQSYKLLMRLFYAANAYAAENLTGVKFNSFGATCSNCKANAFKHALFLIFNAETFTIKSAETLASAHELNSAGIDRTMDEINNAAGSSIFKQFGQTGTDSQWADRVKAATNVGQHGLVFVKNAALVSTTNFDPNCP, from the coding sequence ATGCAAAAATTCTCTCCTTTCAGACCCTTTGCGTCGTGCATTTCATTTCTTCTTGTTTTTGTACTTGCGTTTTCAAACCAGTCTTGTCAGGATGACTTTGACGGTAAGAATTCTCCCGAAAAAAGCGCGACCGAAAAGGTCATGGCGACTGAGGACAAAATGCTCAGCTACGATCAGTTTTTGCAACAGGTCAAAGGGTTTAAGGACAAAGAAATGTACAGCCATTTCAAGTCCAGCGCCGAGAAAAACCTTCGATCCAGCGAAAAAATCGTATTTCCTTTTCCGCTTTTGCCCAGCACAACGGATAGTGTCCGGAAAATCACAGTCAACAATCACACTACTTACACCATTCCCGTCTATCGCAGGTCCCACACCGGCACTGTATTCCGAAACATTATCATAGACTCAACCGATGCAGGTGTCAAGGCATATTTAGCCTGGTATTTCCCGGACAAGAAGTGGATCCAGGAATACAAGAAAGACCGTAAGCGGAGCTTCTACGGAACTGTGATCATGAACAACTACGACGGTCTGCCATCCAGCGGAAGACCCGAAGGGCGTGCTAATCTGGTTCCCGTTTGCGCATCTGTAATGGTGCTGTCCAGCATTGTAGAACATTTGTGCTGCCATAACTCGCAGCATACATCGTGTGGCTGCCCGACAGGAACTAAATATTACTTTGAATATCAATACAGCACGGTAACGACCTGCATTGACTCTTATATCGACTCATTTGGCGGTTATGGAGGTTCGGGAAGTGGAACCGGAGGAGGTGGAGGTGGAACCGTCCCAAATCCTGGCGGTGGTTATGACCCTTGTGTACAACCTAAGACAGGAACTGGAAAAACGCCATGCACGCCGAACACGCCTGACCCAGGGCCGGTTGTTGTGCCCAATGCGGCGGCAGCGCCGATTGTTAATACTGCTAAGGCTAAGGGCATAATCTTCACTTCGACGGAGATTGCGGTGCTAAATTCGCTGAGCCCAGCTATGGCAACAAGGGTAAACGCTTTAATATCAAAGTTTGGAGATATGGTTACCAAGAATTTCGACAATTTAATAATCAATTTGACCGGCAAAGCCTTAACGCCAAAGGAGAAGGAGGCCCTCGACGCGCTTGCAGATCAGCTTCAAAGCTATAAGTTGTTAATGAGATTATTTTACGCAGCGAACGCTTATGCGGCTGAAAATCTTACTGGTGTAAAATTTAATTCTTTTGGCGCAACATGCTCTAATTGTAAAGCAAACGCATTCAAGCACGCATTATTTCTAATATTTAACGCTGAAACTTTCACAATCAAATCTGCCGAGACACTTGCAAGCGCACATGAGTTAAACAGTGCAGGCATTGATAGAACAATGGATGAAATTAATAATGCAGCAGGCAGTTCAATATTCAAACAATTTGGCCAAACTGGTACGGATTCGCAATGGGCCGACCGTGTTAAAGCGGCGACTAACGTAGGGCAACATGGCTTAGTATTTGTGAAAAATGCAGCTTTGGTTAGTACAACTAATTTTGACCCAAATTGCCCATGA
- a CDS encoding (Fe-S)-binding protein gives MAIIQQILFIAVLGAVAWLAYKRVTLIRSTILLGKPEDRTDRPAERFATMLRIAFGQKKMFDRPLIGLLHFAVYIGFILINIEVLEIVLDGMLGEHRIFAPLLGGFYSVLIGFFELLAIGVLLACVIFLLRRSVVKVGRLQPARHREMNGWPELDGKLILVFEIVLMIAILTMNAADTVLQDLGSPHYRQTGDFFFSQFLKPLFTGISEDTLIIYERVAWWFHILGIFIFAIYLTYSKHLHIVLAFPNTYFSRLIPKGQMNNMPEITSEVKMMLGLETAPAGEAAAVPERFGAKDVQDLSWKNLMDAYSCTECGRCTEACPANITGKKLSPRKIMMDTRDRLEDVGRNMQANGGTFVADGKSLIDDYILEEEINACTTCNACVQECPVLINPLDIILQLRRYRIMDESKAPASWNMMFQNMDTNQAPWKFSQGDRFNWAAGLEPNDK, from the coding sequence ATGGCGATAATCCAGCAAATTCTTTTCATAGCTGTTCTGGGAGCAGTTGCCTGGCTGGCTTATAAAAGAGTTACGCTGATACGGTCGACGATCCTGCTCGGAAAGCCGGAAGATCGCACGGACCGCCCCGCTGAGCGATTTGCTACGATGCTGCGTATCGCCTTTGGTCAGAAAAAAATGTTTGACAGACCATTGATCGGACTGCTGCACTTTGCTGTTTACATTGGTTTCATTCTTATTAATATTGAGGTTCTTGAAATTGTTCTGGATGGAATGCTGGGCGAGCACCGGATTTTTGCTCCTTTATTAGGAGGCTTTTATTCTGTTTTGATCGGCTTCTTCGAACTGCTGGCGATTGGCGTTCTGCTGGCTTGCGTCATCTTCCTCTTGCGACGCAGTGTTGTGAAGGTTGGGCGGTTGCAGCCTGCACGGCATCGTGAAATGAATGGCTGGCCAGAACTGGACGGAAAATTGATTTTGGTTTTTGAAATCGTTTTAATGATCGCCATTCTTACTATGAATGCGGCAGACACGGTTTTACAGGATCTGGGAAGTCCGCATTACAGGCAAACGGGCGATTTCTTTTTTAGTCAGTTTCTCAAACCATTATTTACTGGAATAAGTGAAGATACGCTGATCATTTACGAGCGCGTTGCCTGGTGGTTTCATATTTTGGGAATCTTCATTTTTGCGATTTACCTGACTTACTCCAAGCATTTGCATATTGTTTTGGCTTTCCCAAACACCTATTTTTCACGCCTGATCCCAAAAGGGCAGATGAATAACATGCCCGAAATCACGAGCGAGGTAAAAATGATGCTGGGCCTGGAAACGGCCCCGGCTGGTGAGGCTGCTGCTGTTCCCGAGCGATTTGGCGCAAAAGATGTGCAGGATCTTTCCTGGAAAAATCTCATGGACGCCTATTCCTGCACGGAATGCGGGCGCTGTACGGAAGCTTGTCCGGCTAACATTACGGGCAAAAAATTGTCGCCGCGGAAGATTATGATGGACACGCGCGACAGGCTCGAAGATGTGGGCCGGAATATGCAGGCGAATGGCGGGACATTTGTAGCCGATGGGAAAAGTCTCATCGATGATTATATTCTGGAAGAAGAAATTAATGCTTGCACCACGTGCAATGCGTGCGTGCAGGAATGCCCGGTGCTGATTAACCCGCTGGATATCATTCTGCAGCTGCGTCGATATAGGATCATGGATGAATCAAAGGCTCCGGCGAGCTGGAACATGATGTTTCAAAATATGGACACCAATCAGGCGCCGTGGAAATTTTCACAAGGCGACCGTTTTAACTGGGCTGCTGGCCTTGAACCGAATGATAAATGA
- a CDS encoding (Fe-S)-binding protein, translated as MSDLIYKVPTMAEMAANNEAPEILFWVGCAGSFDDRYKKVTVAFVKILNKAGVKFAVLGTEESCTGDPARRAGNEFTFQMLAMSNIQVLDMYGIKKIVTACPHCFNTLKNEYPELGGNYEVIHHSTFLQQLIDEGRVRIEGGEAFKGKKITFHDSCYLGRANNIYEAPRHVLEALDADLVEMKRCRTKGLCCGAGGGQMFKEPEPGKKDINIERIEEALATGADTIAVACPFCMVMMTDGVKNKEKESAVKVYDLAELIAQAEGL; from the coding sequence ATGAGCGATCTCATATATAAAGTGCCCACAATGGCCGAAATGGCAGCCAATAATGAAGCGCCCGAGATTTTATTTTGGGTAGGCTGCGCCGGTTCATTTGATGACCGTTACAAAAAAGTGACGGTCGCTTTTGTGAAAATATTAAATAAGGCTGGCGTTAAATTTGCTGTGTTAGGCACGGAGGAAAGCTGTACGGGCGACCCGGCACGGCGTGCGGGCAATGAATTTACATTTCAAATGCTTGCGATGTCCAACATTCAGGTGCTGGATATGTATGGCATTAAAAAAATCGTGACGGCTTGTCCGCATTGTTTCAACACACTAAAAAACGAATATCCCGAACTGGGAGGAAATTACGAAGTGATCCACCATTCTACTTTTCTGCAACAGCTTATTGATGAGGGCCGCGTCCGGATCGAGGGGGGTGAAGCGTTCAAAGGCAAAAAGATTACATTTCATGATTCCTGCTATCTGGGGCGTGCTAACAACATTTATGAAGCGCCGAGGCATGTTTTAGAAGCCTTGGATGCCGATTTGGTTGAAATGAAAAGATGCCGGACCAAAGGACTTTGCTGCGGCGCAGGAGGTGGACAAATGTTCAAAGAACCGGAGCCTGGAAAAAAGGACATTAATATTGAAAGAATTGAAGAAGCGCTCGCGACAGGAGCCGATACCATTGCAGTTGCCTGCCCGTTTTGTATGGTAATGATGACGGACGGCGTTAAGAATAAGGAAAAAGAAAGTGCTGTTAAAGTTTATGATCTCGCGGAACTGATCGCACAAGCGGAAGGGTTGTAA
- a CDS encoding gliding motility lipoprotein GldH, producing the protein MKFFWFVSIFAFCLVLSGCDENVVYKAHEDIDDGLWYIKNKPTFKVEVTDTTATYNLYYLLRNTLQYPYYNLYLTRNFTGPDQKVISNTLEEVYLSNEITGKPYGHGLGDLFDHKIPFLKNYRFPRSGIYTFTLTQSMRQNPLPFVMSVGVSVEKAGVK; encoded by the coding sequence ATGAAGTTTTTTTGGTTTGTCTCAATTTTCGCTTTTTGTCTGGTCCTGTCAGGATGCGACGAAAACGTAGTTTACAAAGCACATGAAGACATTGACGACGGACTTTGGTATATCAAAAACAAACCGACTTTTAAAGTTGAAGTAACGGATACAACGGCAACCTACAACTTGTATTATTTGCTCCGTAATACGCTGCAATATCCTTATTACAACTTATATCTGACCAGAAATTTCACGGGTCCAGATCAGAAAGTGATTTCCAACACGCTCGAAGAGGTTTATCTTTCCAATGAGATTACAGGAAAACCCTATGGCCACGGCCTGGGTGACCTTTTCGACCATAAAATCCCTTTTCTTAAAAATTACAGATTTCCAAGATCCGGCATTTACACATTCACATTGACGCAATCCATGCGCCAGAATCCGCTTCCTTTTGTAATGAGCGTTGGTGTGAGTGTTGAAAAAGCGGGGGTTAAATAA
- a CDS encoding AI-2E family transporter, with amino-acid sequence MNSTLRPLPNKDRETALYLKLASILVSLIATVYILYILRETIIPIAFSILLAILLHPVCLWLERHRVPRIGSILLSILSLFIVLVVLVYVVSLQIGSFAEELPRITEKAETILDQTLTMGERYLNISRSQQVSEAKKYLINALSEGRAVLLSTLVTTTGAISTFILIPLYIFFFLLYRDFFRRFFHKAITNVPNEALDVLLKKIYEVIQSYLSGLFLVILIVGVLNSIGLLILGIPHAIFFGFLAGFLILIPYIGILIGSVLPALLAVVTMDSPWYALGVVGVMGFVQFLEGNFITPNIVGSKVSVNPLAAIVALFLGGQLWGLAGLILALPVTAILKVVFDTIPSMEPYGFLLGEPVHEVQEDRKEAETQHPVEKEFKKKPYRRYRNKPRQRPDGTVPSANNPAI; translated from the coding sequence ATGAACTCAACGTTACGTCCTCTTCCAAACAAAGATAGAGAAACAGCTCTTTACCTGAAACTGGCAAGCATCCTGGTTAGTCTTATTGCAACCGTTTACATTCTTTACATTCTTCGGGAGACGATCATTCCCATTGCATTCTCCATTTTACTGGCCATTCTTTTACACCCCGTTTGCCTTTGGCTGGAAAGGCATCGCGTTCCGCGGATCGGGTCCATTCTATTGAGCATTCTTTCACTTTTTATAGTTCTTGTGGTGCTGGTATATGTTGTTTCGCTGCAAATCGGCAGTTTCGCAGAAGAGCTTCCGAGGATTACAGAAAAGGCGGAAACGATTCTGGATCAGACCCTTACAATGGGAGAGCGCTATCTTAATATTAGCCGGAGTCAGCAGGTTAGCGAAGCAAAAAAATATCTCATTAATGCATTAAGCGAAGGAAGGGCAGTTTTGCTGAGCACGCTGGTTACAACCACGGGCGCCATTTCAACATTCATTCTGATCCCGCTTTACATTTTCTTTTTCCTGCTATACCGGGATTTCTTCAGACGTTTTTTTCACAAGGCCATTACCAATGTTCCTAACGAAGCATTAGATGTACTTTTGAAAAAAATATATGAAGTAATCCAGAGTTACCTGTCCGGATTATTCCTGGTTATCCTTATTGTGGGAGTTTTAAACAGTATTGGATTGTTGATTTTAGGCATTCCGCACGCGATTTTCTTCGGTTTTCTGGCAGGCTTTTTGATCCTGATCCCTTACATCGGCATCCTGATCGGCTCTGTTCTACCCGCATTGCTCGCCGTTGTGACCATGGATTCACCCTGGTATGCCTTGGGTGTAGTAGGTGTGATGGGCTTTGTACAATTTCTGGAAGGGAATTTTATCACACCAAATATTGTGGGTTCCAAAGTAAGCGTAAATCCACTGGCAGCCATTGTTGCATTGTTCCTGGGAGGGCAATTATGGGGATTAGCCGGGTTGATTCTCGCATTGCCGGTCACGGCGATATTGAAAGTGGTTTTTGATACTATTCCCAGTATGGAGCCTTACGGTTTTTTATTAGGCGAGCCTGTACATGAGGTGCAGGAAGATAGAAAAGAAGCAGAGACACAGCACCCTGTTGAAAAGGAATTCAAGAAAAAACCTTACCGCAGATATCGCAATAAACCCCGACAACGGCCGGATGGAACAGTTCCTTCGGCTAATAATCCCGCGATCTAG
- a CDS encoding esterase-like activity of phytase family protein — MNKLMYLWFAVKTVFCTCQPDHKINDFEKVRSQYKISKIGKLPAVASESSGLANGSTPGMFITHNDSGGKPEFYEFDLSGKLTSTITVPNAQNIDWEDLTKDSDGHLYVGDFGNNGTPRKQFEIYKFDGKRGKTEKISFHYADQKSVASVSEKPTFDCESLFYYQKSLYLFSKNWDKNKNVKLYRVPAEAGNYTLTAIDSIEINTQVTSADISPDGKTFALLTYGKILLFGIENNRIDFSKPQGCFRLVKKQNEALMFLNNTDMLVTNEQGNIYRITYK; from the coding sequence ATGAATAAATTAATGTATCTGTGGTTTGCTGTCAAAACTGTATTCTGTACTTGCCAGCCTGATCATAAGATCAATGATTTCGAGAAGGTGCGTTCTCAGTACAAAATTAGCAAAATCGGTAAGCTTCCGGCTGTTGCATCGGAAAGTTCGGGCCTGGCAAACGGATCAACGCCCGGTATGTTCATCACCCATAATGATAGCGGCGGCAAGCCCGAGTTTTACGAATTTGACCTTTCGGGGAAGCTCACTTCAACAATAACCGTTCCCAACGCACAAAATATCGACTGGGAAGACTTAACGAAGGACTCTGACGGTCATTTATATGTAGGAGATTTTGGAAATAATGGCACTCCTAGAAAGCAGTTTGAGATCTATAAGTTCGATGGCAAGAGAGGTAAGACAGAGAAAATTTCATTCCATTATGCAGATCAAAAATCTGTGGCAAGCGTTTCCGAAAAGCCTACTTTCGATTGTGAATCGCTTTTTTACTATCAGAAGAGCCTATATCTGTTTTCGAAAAATTGGGATAAAAATAAAAATGTGAAGCTCTATCGCGTTCCCGCTGAGGCCGGAAATTATACATTAACCGCCATTGACAGCATTGAAATCAATACACAAGTTACCTCGGCCGACATCAGCCCGGATGGTAAGACCTTCGCTTTGTTGACTTATGGTAAAATCCTGCTCTTTGGAATTGAAAATAACCGCATTGATTTTAGTAAACCTCAGGGCTGTTTTCGTTTGGTAAAAAAACAGAATGAGGCACTTATGTTTTTGAATAATACCGATATGCTCGTCACCAATGAGCAGGGCAATATTTACCGGATTACTTATAAGTGA